ACCCCATATTATGGAGTCAGGGCATTGCGTAGTACATTTTATGACGTATGAGTGAGCTAATGCAGGCATCCATCCATTTTAGTCCAACGCCTCAGGTAGACTTTAAACATACATCTCAACCGTAACAAACGAAGGTAAATAACTGATTTGTATAGCTGAATTCAgctcttttattttggaaaatttaCCTCTTGTGGTTGATTAAAGTGTCAGGAAAAGCTGAAGCGAACAAAAACCGCGAGATTGTGATTCACTGAGAgtaagaaacaaaaaaccgcattttttgaaagaaaggCACGTAAACTTTAGGAGACATGTCTTTCGAAGAAGTATATGAGGAGCTAAAAGCCCTTGTTGATGAGCAAAATCCTTCAGATGTACTTCAATTTTGCTATGACTTTTTTGGAGAAAAGCTGAAAGCTGAGCGCTCAGTATTTCGTCGAGGTAAGTAGATGCTTCTGGATAGCTATGTTTAGTGGAGAGGAAAAGTAAATGATGGTCAATATGGGTTCTTTTTTGTGgttttttactttgtttTGCTCTATAGTAagtattttctaaatttagTCAGCAAACAGCAATTATGATTCCTGGCTGTTAATAATTCCACAAAGTTGTTTAAGGACCCTGTACCCATTTAATCTCCCACTCTATACTACACAAATTTTAcccttttttgttttatcatGTTAAcaaatttctcttttagGCGACACCATTACAGAGTCTTTTAGCGACGGAGATGAAAGCGATTTCCTGTCTGAGCTCAACGATATGGTTGCTGGCCCCGAGGCAATTGGTCCGGATGCCAAATACGTTCCTGAATTGGGAggattaaaagaaatgaacGTTTCATATCCGCAAAACTACAATCTGTTGCGTCGCCAATCTGTTTCCACTGAGTCGATGAATCCTAGTGCATTTGCACTAGAGACCAAACGAACCTTTCCTCCGAAGGATCCTGAAGATTTGAAAAGACTAAAGCGCTCAGTTGCTGGgaactttttgtttaagaATTTGGATGAAGAACATTACAACGAGGTTCTGAACGCTATGACTGAAAAACGGATTGGAGAGGCTGGTGTTGCTGTCATTGTCCAAGGAGCAGTTGGAGATTACTTTTATATTGTGGAGCAAGGTGAATTCGATGTATACAAAAGGCCCGAACTAAATATTACCCCTGAAGAAGTGCTTTCGAGTGGTTATGGTAACTACATAACTACGATTTCTCCCGGTGAATATTTTGGAGAGTTGGCACTCATGTATAATGCTCCACGAGCTGCATCGGTGGTCTCCAAAACACCAAATAATGTAATTTACGCATTAGATCGTACAAGTTTCCGTCGTATCGTATTTGAAAACGCATATCGCCAGAGGATGCTGTATGAAAGCCTCCTTGAAGAAGTTCCCATTCTCTCAAGCCTTGACAAATATCAACGACAAAAAATTGCCGATGCTCTTCAGACAGTCGTGTATCAAGCCGGTAGCATCGTTATTCGACAAGGCGACATTGGTAACCAGTTTTATCTGATAGAGGATGGCGAGGCTGAAGTAGTGAAGAATGGCAAAGGCGTAGTCGTTACCCTAACCAAGGGAGATTACTTTGGTGAACTAGCTTTAATTCACGAAACAGTGAGAAATGCGACGGTACAGGCAAAAACTCGCCTGAAACTTGCTACATTTGATAAACCTACATTTAATAGACTACTTGGTAACGCGATCGATTTGATGCGTAATCAACCTCGTGCCAGGATGGGAATGGATAATGAGTATGGTGACCAATCTCTTCATAGGTCACCTCCATCAACTAAAGCATAAAATTTCTATAAtctgttttctttgaaacTATCTTTGTAATAATGACCTGTCATGATATGCTAAAGAATTTCCCTGTTGTTTGTTTGCCTTCTAACTTTTTCATATTGGTCATGCATGCATGTGATTGTTTACCATTATCCCTGGAATAATTTACTTATTCATGTTGAACATGTTTTGTTTGGATTACTTATCTAATTCAGCATTATATGTGATAATGTATATATACgtattattcttttttatttctttgaaaaccTTTATGTCTTGTTCTAGCATGGCACTGGATATGGTTTGTTAATGTTTTAATTCCAATTATATTCGTGATTACCACTTCACTGTtcttattttgtttttttttttctttttgaaatttccttttttttttattatttttatctgTCGAATATCGCAGCATTTGATGTTTGGAAGCTTACCGTTTAgtttgtgttttttttttcgtacGGATCATGACAGTTATTTTATCGTTCTCTTCAtcctgtttttttttgttttttaatcgATATTTGATATCGTCAAATATTTCTATCTATATGGAGAGTTCttatatttgttttttgaataatcaCACACTCTTCAAAACAGCAGCTGCATTCAATAATGTACTTGGCATTGGAGTAACGCACATTATACAAGAATTACCGTGGTCCGTAAACACTTGCAAGCATGAAATACTTAGAAAGCTTTAGGCAGACGCTAGACGTGGGGAAAGGGATGAAgtgttaaaaattcaagagTGTGGATGTTTTGTATGCAAACTGAGTGAGTTCTCGGTTTTTGTAGTTACGTGACataactttaaaaattttatgagAAATTGACTAATATCAAGAATTGAgaatagttttttaatacaatacacaaaatttttaccaaGTTTTGAGTAAAGGGGTGCAAATTAGATGAAACTACAGTCTGCGATAAACGATACGTGTAACTAGGAGAATGCAAATTGTGTAAAAAACTTATAAAACGAATATCTTGTTAGACAAATAAATTCAGCAAAAAGCGAAAGGActtttattcaattatcAAATCCGTACGAAATGggatacaaaaaattttaaagaatacTCAATTTCGTACATTCAATGTTCTTGCGaacataataaataaaaaaacgaCTACAGTTGCGAACTATGCGTAAGGTTTTcttaaacaagaaaaatttttttcccCATATTCCATACTACATATTTACTGTGAATGTTCTTAGTAGGGTAGGTTATTCACAACAAGCACAACGGGTAGAAATGACAATTACTGCAGAATAAAGTTAAGCACTCGAGATAAATTGTAATATTAAGAAGATGATCAGCGAAGCAATGTTTTGGTAAAgaaatgttttgttttgtgTCTTACTTTCGTCTGAATTAACTTTGTTTACATATGCATTTTTTCACTCACATAACAGGGTTTCGTATAAATTCTAGTTACGCCAAGATTTACAACTTCTACCAACCACCAAACAAGAACGCAGAGCGTGTAAAAGTAGAACAAAAATTGAGTTGAATATGACCACGAATCCCGATATTGTTAAACAGacgaaaaatgaaattcaCCAAGTAACGTCGAGAGTCCAGGAGAAGCTGGATTCGAAAAGTACCAACGCGGTCGAGCAGAATAACAATTCTTCCCAGGCGTCCGTCACCAAGGATAACAAGAAGAAGGCCGCTAAACGCGCCAAAAAGAAGGctgcaaaaaagaagaagcagTCAGCAGCAGCATCTGCCTCTTCCACACCTGTGGAAGAAGCTCAGCACGCGCAAGAGGAACAACAAGAACAAACCATATTACAAGAGCCAGGATTTACACAAACTATAGTGGAGAAAGACGCTGATCAGGTTGACGAGCCTTTGGAACCCATAGCATCCTCAGCTCTGGGTACTGTAGAGCCGCCTACTGACAACAAACCCTCTGCCTCCACGTCAACAGCAGTGCCAACTACGGAAGCACGCAATACAAGTATTACCGAACCCGCCAATTCCCcttcctcctcctcctcaTCCGCTTCTACAAAGTCTACTGCAACCACACAATCCGCTGATTACGTCGTAGCCGAACATTTCGCACCCCAGCGCAATGACGAGCAACTCGGTAATTCCCCAGCTTCGATTACGTCTAAGCCAGCAACGACATCTGCTGCGCAACCTTCTTCGAAAGTAGAGGAAAACATGGCGAAAGCTACTTCACAACCCATTACTACCGCTGAGAAAGAAATTCCAGAATTGAAGCCCATTGAGCCTGAAGCTATTATGATAtcgaaagaaataaatactACGCATGATCAGGCAGCAGCTACGACAACAGCAGCAGTTGCCTCTGCCTCTACTACTGCCACTGCTGAGTCACATGCAGTGGCCGATGGAATTATGAATGATAACGTACTTGAAAGCATTGGTGAAAACGTTCAGCAAGAGACGGTTTTCGAGGATGCGAGCGACATTCCACATGCAGATGTCATCCCCCATACCACCACAGTAACGGTGGAAGAAGAATCGCCCATCGCCCTTGGCCAGGGAGGTGTGACGCATGAGGCAACAACCAGTGCTAGAGCTAGTGCTAGTGGCATTCCGGGAGCATTTGAAGAGGTGCAACAAACTGTACAGGAGGACCTTCCTCATCCCACCGCCGAAACGGTTGAAATCGCGAGATTTGCTGAACAACCCGTCCGTGCTCAGCAACCTGAGCAATACGAGTCTTCCGTTGTCCAAGAAGCTACTGAAACTGTGACCGATGTTGGCAAGGGTGTCTCTTCCACTGTCAAGAACGAGGTAAATGTCCCCTCGACCATTCCCACCGAGTCTGAAAACCCAGTGGCCGTTGGAGGTACCACTGCAGAACACCCAGTGCAAGAAGCTGTCACTGCCCCTACCGAGACTGCTCATGATTTCTCCAAGGAAACCACCACTGCTTCCAAAAGGGTGTCAAAACATGACAAGGCGTCCGCCGAGAAACATAAGGTTGCCAGGAAACCCTCTTCTACTGGACAAGAGCCAACGACTCCTTCCACGCCTGCCAAATCAGCCCAGTCCTCCAAGCATGCACGTAGACCTTCAAAACAAGCATCTGCTCCCTCCAGTCCCGGTACTACGTCGGCTGCTGTACCAGGAGGAAAGAAGTCCGCTATTGAAGCTGCTGCTCCTATCCCGACTTCTGCTGATACCGTCGAGTCTAAACATGCTGCTGGTTCTGGTTCTGCTACCACCATACCTTCTCCTGGTTCTGCCACCACCAAACCTACTCCTGGTTCTGCCACCACCAAACCTACTCCTGTTTCTGCTACTGAGGAACATGCTGCCGGCACTACCAAGCCAGCTCCTGCTGCTGGTGCCACTGCGACAGCTGAGAATGAGACGGCTGATGGAAAGGCACAAACCGCCACTGATGGTGAAGCAGCTCCCAAGAAGTCTTGGTTCAAACGTATGAAAAAGTCTTTTGGCAAACTGTTCCACTAGGGTTTACCTGGAAGCATTGGGCATATGTTTGATTTCcgtcttttatttttgtatgttgaaaaattcaCCTTTTAGCGACATGACGGTGtcgatgatgatgatgatgatgatgatttgAGTGAGTGAATGAGTGTTGCTGGGCtatttgtttgaaattgGATTATTGATGTTTAATTATTCGACAATAAAGCCGAATTGTTGATCTAACAATCGATCGTTCATTATTTTGCTGTTTTGTATTCCagtctttttcttttcaaatcaCTCATTAGTTTCCATAAGTTGGTTTGGGTAGtcttaattttaaaaaatctccATCTTTGTATttaaggattttttttttcgtattTAATTGCTTTCCATTATATCACTTTGGATATTATTGTGTGATCGACTATGCCACTGAAGTGTTTGCGTTatgttttctttgattttgtttgtaaTGATTTGACTAGCATAACATGCTGTTTTTTCAAGTCTTTATACCTTTTCCTCTTTGCTATGTGCTTTCTTTGCGCATGTTGTTTCTAAACTATTCATGCAGCCATATGCGCACATATATACACATAAATTTGCTGTACATTGCTCAATCTTTTAAGTTGATTCCGATGGTACGGATTATACCTATTAGATTCAGCAATTCAAGTTTTGCGAAATAAATGGCTTTTACTATTTCAGTTTACTCGTTTCACTTGTGTAAGTTTTCTTCCTCTCCcatgttttctttttttaatttttttagtctGGGTTAAGTAAGTGTAGAATGTAAGTTTATATGGGATTTTGAGGCCGTGGAACTTTTTACGCTTCGGATACCCTTTAGTTCTAGTTTTGGGATACATCGGCTCACAATCACCATTTCCTACCCGATACCCTTTCCCGTACTATTCCGTA
This portion of the Schizosaccharomyces pombe strain 972h- genome assembly, chromosome: I genome encodes:
- the cgs1 gene encoding cAMP-dependent protein kinase regulatory subunit Cgs1, which gives rise to MSFEEVYEELKALVDEQNPSDVLQFCYDFFGEKLKAERSVFRRGDTITESFSDGDESDFLSELNDMVAGPEAIGPDAKYVPELGGLKEMNVSYPQNYNLLRRQSVSTESMNPSAFALETKRTFPPKDPEDLKRLKRSVAGNFLFKNLDEEHYNEVLNAMTEKRIGEAGVAVIVQGAVGDYFYIVEQGEFDVYKRPELNITPEEVLSSGYGNYITTISPGEYFGELALMYNAPRAASVVSKTPNNVIYALDRTSFRRIVFENAYRQRMLYESLLEEVPILSSLDKYQRQKIADALQTVVYQAGSIVIRQGDIGNQFYLIEDGEAEVVKNGKGVVVTLTKGDYFGELALIHETVRNATVQAKTRLKLATFDKPTFNRLLGNAIDLMRNQPRARMGMDNEYGDQSLHRSPPSTKA